One Malaclemys terrapin pileata isolate rMalTer1 chromosome 7, rMalTer1.hap1, whole genome shotgun sequence genomic region harbors:
- the RUFY2 gene encoding RUN and FYVE domain-containing protein 2 isoform X3 → MAVKDPTAVERANLLNMAKLSIKGLIESALSFGRTLDSDYPPLQQFFVVMEHCLKHGLKVRKSFLSYNKTIWGPLELVEKLYPEAEEIAASVRDLPGLKTPLGRARAWLRLALMQKKMADYLRCLIIQRDLLSEFYEYHALMMEEEGAVIVGLLVGLNVIDANLCVKGEDLDSQVGVIDFSMYLKNEDDIGSKERNVQIAAILDQKNYVEELNRQLNSTVSSLHTRVDSLEKSNTKLIEELAIAKNNIIKLQEENHQLRSENTIILMKTQHHLEVTKVDVEAELQTYRHSRQGLDEMYNEARRQLREESQLRQDIENELMVQVSMKHEIELAMKLLEKDIHEKQDTLIGLRQQLDEVKAINIEMYQKLQVSEDAMKEKNEIIGRLEDKTNQITATMKQLEQSDKDLLTQTRTIAMSFVKCASSEAQHQYKLVKDISF, encoded by the exons cTGTAAAAGACCCCACAGCTGTAGAAAGAGCAAATTTGCTGAACATGGCTAAATTGAGTATCAAAGGACTGATTGAATCAGCTTTGAGCTTTGGCCGTACTCTGGATTCTGACTATCCACCTTTGCAACAGTTCTTTGTCGTTATGGAGCACTGCCTTAAACATGGTCTTAAAG tAAGAAAATCTTTTCTAAGTTACAATAAAACAATCTGGGGCCCACTGGAACTTGTGGAGAAGTTGTACCCAGAAGCTGAGGAGATAGCAGCTAGTGTCAGAGATTTACCTGGCCTCAA aacacCATTGGGCCGTGCCCGGGCGTGGTTACGATTGGcattaatgcaaaaaaaaatggCTGATTATCTACGCTGTTTAATCATTCAAAGAGATCTCCTCAG TGAATTTTATGAATATCATGCACTGATGATGGAAGAAGAAGGAGCAGTTATTGTTGGGCTCTTGGTTGGGTTAAATGTGATAGATGCTAACCTGTGTGTAAAGGGAGAAGACTTAGATTCACAA GTTGGTGTGATTGATTTCTCTATGTATTTAAAGAATGAAGATGATATTGGGAGTAAAGAAAG AAATGTCCAGATTGCTGCAATTTTGGACCAAAAGAATTATGTAGAGGAACTGAACAGACAACTAAA TAGCACAGTCAGCAGCCTTCATACAAGAGTTGATTCATTAGAGAAGTCAAACACTAAACTAATTGAAGAG ttAGCAATAGCAAAAAACAATATAATTAAACTTCAGGAAGAAAATCATCAGTTAAGAAGTGAAAAcacaattattttaatgaaaacacaGCATCACCTAGAG GTAACCAAAGTGGATGTTGAGGCAGAGCTTCAAACATACAGACACTCGAGACAGGGTCTGGATGAAATGTACAATGAAGCACGCAGACAACTTCGAGAAGAATCACAGTTACGACAA GATATAGAGAATGAGCTAATGGTCCAAGTTAGTATGAAACATGAGATAGAACTTGCAATGAAGTTGTTGGAGAAAGACATTCATGAGAAACAAGACACCCTCATAGGCCTTCGACAACAGCTAGATGAAGTTAAAGCAATTAACATAGAAATGTACCAAAAGCTGCAG GTTTCTGAAGATGCCATGaaagaaaagaatgaaataaTTGGTCGACTAGAGGATAAGACCAATCAAATTACTGCAACTATGAAACAATTGGAACAAAG TGACAAAGATCTGTTAACTCAAACTAGGACTATTGCAATGTCATTTGTGAAATGTGCCAGCAGTGAAGCACAGCACCAATACAAACTTGTCAAAGATATATCATTCTGA